From a region of the Hyalangium ruber genome:
- a CDS encoding imm11 family protein, with product MIYHPWTDDESDDSYAWVNKIPKEIEPKDYTLNKGISVREWFPSEVIFDFAPHKGIMPADSIPNVLGLHIVSEKLRQLLESETSAHFEFLPVQLRNHKKKILSEAYYLANLLDVVTCVDRTHSDFTADELSKGKIRLFRKLVLDTEKIKPDAKIFRLGERPRLVIVREDLARTITEAGCRGMQWMAMKDFGAEYRPRDNYDL from the coding sequence GTGATTTACCATCCCTGGACAGACGACGAGAGTGACGATTCTTACGCGTGGGTCAACAAGATCCCCAAAGAGATCGAGCCCAAGGATTACACCCTCAACAAAGGAATCTCGGTTCGTGAGTGGTTTCCCTCTGAGGTCATTTTCGACTTCGCACCACACAAAGGGATCATGCCTGCAGACTCCATTCCCAACGTCTTAGGCTTGCACATCGTCTCGGAGAAACTCAGGCAACTCCTTGAGTCTGAGACTAGTGCCCACTTCGAGTTCCTGCCAGTGCAGCTTCGCAACCACAAGAAGAAGATCCTCTCAGAAGCTTATTACCTAGCCAATCTGCTCGACGTAGTAACCTGTGTGGATCGGACTCACTCGGACTTCACGGCCGACGAGTTGAGCAAGGGTAAGATCCGTCTCTTCCGAAAGCTCGTGTTGGACACAGAAAAAATCAAGCCAGATGCAAAGATCTTCCGACTCGGGGAGCGACCACGACTGGTCATCGTCAGAGAGGATCTGGCCCGTACCATCACCGAAGCCGGTTGTAGAGGCATGCAGTGGATGGCGATGAAAGACTTTGGCGCTGAGTATAGGCCCAGAGACAACTACGACCTCTGA